A stretch of the Candidatus Jettenia sp. AMX2 genome encodes the following:
- the cas5 gene encoding CRISPR-associated protein Cas5: protein MKAVRIKLYQNMVNYRMELSYGYVQTYPLPTPSMIKGMAHAILDLDSYHNMKISVQGNYASVVTNMQKVYKFDRDRASRPNNPYNVIIGTSQKTATHGVMFVDEIVDMELLLHVSFDNDSLNDKLFEAVSQKTVVLGRNEDIARVDSEETKLVDVISLGNECRLEYSIYLKPEICKHEHIEGTFYRLPFYYEPVNSFNDKRIFRYVDAVYVARGNKIQDYPHLTTDSDGNPISFLSI from the coding sequence ATGAAAGCAGTCAGGATAAAGCTTTATCAAAATATGGTTAATTATAGAATGGAATTGAGCTATGGCTATGTACAGACATATCCGCTTCCAACACCGTCTATGATAAAAGGCATGGCACATGCTATTCTTGATTTAGATAGTTACCACAATATGAAAATTTCTGTTCAGGGCAATTATGCATCAGTAGTCACAAATATGCAAAAGGTCTACAAATTTGACAGGGATAGAGCATCAAGGCCAAATAATCCCTATAATGTAATAATCGGAACCTCTCAAAAGACTGCAACTCATGGCGTTATGTTTGTAGATGAAATTGTTGATATGGAACTCCTTCTGCATGTTTCCTTTGATAATGATTCTTTAAACGATAAACTGTTTGAGGCAGTAAGTCAAAAGACCGTCGTACTTGGCCGAAACGAAGATATTGCCCGTGTGGATTCAGAGGAAACAAAACTTGTTGATGTTATATCATTAGGCAATGAGTGCAGGCTTGAATACAGCATATATCTCAAACCTGAAATTTGTAAGCATGAGCATATAGAAGGGACTTTTTACAGGCTTCCTTTCTATTATGAGCCTGTGAATTCTTTTAATGACAAAAGAATATTTAGGTATGTTGATGCCGTTTATGTTGCAAGAGGTAATAAAATTCAGGATTATCCCCATCTTACCACTGACAGTGACGGCAATCCGATAAGTTTTTTATCTATATAA
- the cas8a1 gene encoding type I-B CRISPR-associated protein Cas8b1/Cst1 yields the protein MMHKIYLRNWYFNAGIIGFLTTISDELDNIPSLVIGENFIEFDNTIFEGFEEKFVKHAFLKFFSIQAYLQRLQKSIKELNDKKSKIKTEQLAKKIADIEKSPYKNFLELLNIPIYEYKNTDDLIAILENAVNTVKTFTKAQIFEALKCNQEGNESLNNFIAWKFKGVCSYDSISEYINRIKILDYSKKLKNNDRCPSCQERKAEYEFNNAVSNIIGFNKDNSNWIWGYKSSKLKLCPLCALIYNCSFASFAYILKKIEGDYLNYFYFANENTNVKGLFETVRVFNLMLENIENSNELLYAMVKETVRHIRSKQTQKITQNINFIEIADNPILAGQSSKGYNIYNYNISPDIAEFLDLQFQADSVPRGSYTIKKTYCSIDEELLKLAIQRQIDYSTLYIYFIYYLSPERYSVKYNLYKVADFLIKYIQWIRGGGMDKGRGQTIVKKGFKSGIDLRNELLRKDKENQINGLVYGFLNDLKIADREKFLDKYIRIMMSNNQPNLFGMDEMLDYDYFLQFGYSFVNGLMSKAKAAENENTNKTKENKQLW from the coding sequence ATGATGCATAAAATATACCTGCGTAATTGGTATTTTAATGCGGGGATTATAGGTTTCTTGACTACTATATCAGACGAACTTGATAATATTCCATCATTGGTTATCGGTGAAAACTTTATTGAATTTGACAATACCATTTTTGAAGGTTTTGAGGAAAAGTTCGTAAAACATGCGTTTTTGAAATTTTTCAGCATTCAGGCGTATCTTCAGCGATTACAAAAATCCATCAAGGAACTGAACGATAAAAAATCCAAGATAAAAACTGAACAGCTTGCTAAAAAGATCGCTGATATTGAAAAATCGCCTTATAAAAATTTTTTGGAATTATTAAATATCCCAATTTATGAGTATAAGAATACTGACGATCTTATAGCTATTCTTGAGAATGCCGTGAATACTGTCAAAACTTTTACAAAAGCGCAAATTTTTGAAGCATTAAAATGCAACCAAGAGGGGAATGAGTCGCTGAATAATTTTATTGCGTGGAAGTTTAAAGGCGTTTGTTCTTATGACAGTATTTCAGAGTATATAAACAGAATCAAAATTCTTGATTACTCCAAGAAATTAAAAAATAATGACCGATGTCCTTCCTGTCAGGAAAGAAAGGCAGAATATGAATTTAACAATGCCGTTTCTAACATCATCGGTTTTAATAAGGATAACTCTAACTGGATATGGGGCTATAAATCCTCAAAACTTAAGTTATGTCCTCTTTGTGCATTGATATATAACTGCTCTTTCGCATCCTTCGCTTATATTTTAAAGAAGATCGAAGGAGATTATTTGAATTATTTCTATTTTGCAAATGAAAACACAAATGTGAAAGGACTCTTTGAAACAGTAAGAGTATTCAATCTCATGCTTGAGAATATTGAAAATAGTAATGAATTGCTCTATGCAATGGTTAAGGAAACAGTCAGACATATAAGGTCTAAACAGACTCAGAAGATAACACAAAACATAAACTTTATTGAGATTGCTGACAATCCTATATTGGCTGGACAAAGCTCCAAAGGATATAATATTTACAATTACAATATAAGCCCTGATATTGCAGAATTTCTTGATTTGCAGTTTCAAGCAGACAGTGTCCCCAGAGGTTCTTATACGATAAAGAAAACTTATTGCAGCATTGATGAGGAACTCTTAAAGCTTGCAATTCAACGACAGATCGATTATTCAACGCTTTATATATATTTTATCTATTATTTAAGTCCAGAAAGATATTCTGTTAAATATAATCTGTACAAGGTTGCAGATTTTCTCATTAAATACATTCAATGGATAAGAGGGGGAGGTATGGATAAAGGAAGAGGGCAAACGATTGTAAAAAAGGGGTTCAAAAGTGGTATTGATCTGCGGAATGAATTACTGAGAAAAGATAAAGAAAATCAAATCAATGGTTTAGTGTATGGCTTTTTGAACGACCTGAAGATTGCAGACCGGGAAAAATTCCTTGATAAGTATATCAGGATAATGATGTCTAACAATCAGCCAAATCTCTTTGGTATGGATGAAATGCTTGATTATGACTATTTTCTACAGTTTGGATACTCATTTGTCAATGGCTTGATGAGTAAAGCCAAGGCAGCAGAAAATGAAAATACAAACAAAACAAAGGAGAATAAACAATTATGGTAG
- the pgk gene encoding phosphoglycerate kinase, with amino-acid sequence MNKLFIRDIDVRKKRVLVRTDYNVPLNEDGGITDDTRIRATMPTIDYLLDEKAKVIIASHLGRPEGKANPKYSMKPVARRLQRFLNEKVRVITANACIGTEVKKLIEEMNYGDVLLLENLRFHPGEQQNDPNFAKELASLCDVFIQDAFGNCHRKHASMVGINKLVPSAAGFLLKKEIDYFEKSVNNPMRPVVAILGGAKVSDKIKIIDNLSKKMDKILIGGAMAFTFLKAQGFTTGKSLVEDSVIDVVKKLMETSRQNGIKLYLPVDFVVAEVFDGRAETKVVPYQEIPDKWIALDIGPATTKLFSEALQDARTILWNGPMGAFELDAFSRGTYAMVDAVTNSHALTIVGGGDTDMAFHKSGKTYEVSFMSTGGGAFLKLLEGSELPGIAALLDKPE; translated from the coding sequence ATGAACAAATTATTTATCCGTGATATCGATGTACGAAAAAAGAGGGTTTTAGTCCGAACGGATTATAATGTACCCTTAAATGAAGATGGGGGAATTACTGATGATACAAGAATCAGGGCAACCATGCCGACGATTGATTATTTGCTGGATGAAAAAGCAAAGGTAATCATTGCCTCACATCTGGGAAGGCCGGAGGGTAAAGCAAACCCTAAATATAGTATGAAACCGGTTGCACGGCGGTTACAACGGTTTCTTAACGAAAAGGTAAGGGTAATTACCGCAAATGCCTGCATCGGTACTGAGGTAAAAAAGCTCATTGAGGAGATGAACTACGGCGATGTGCTTTTACTGGAGAATTTAAGATTCCATCCCGGTGAACAACAAAACGACCCCAACTTTGCAAAAGAGCTCGCCAGTTTATGCGATGTATTTATCCAGGATGCTTTCGGAAATTGCCACAGAAAGCATGCTTCAATGGTCGGTATTAACAAACTTGTCCCTTCAGCCGCAGGCTTTTTGCTGAAAAAGGAAATAGATTATTTTGAAAAATCAGTAAACAATCCGATGAGGCCTGTTGTTGCAATTCTTGGTGGTGCAAAGGTTTCTGACAAGATAAAGATTATTGATAACCTTTCCAAAAAAATGGACAAGATACTTATTGGGGGCGCTATGGCATTTACCTTTCTCAAGGCACAGGGATTCACTACCGGAAAATCTCTGGTTGAGGATAGTGTAATTGATGTGGTAAAAAAATTAATGGAAACATCGAGGCAAAACGGTATAAAGTTATACCTTCCCGTAGATTTTGTTGTTGCCGAAGTGTTTGACGGGCGCGCAGAAACAAAAGTAGTCCCTTACCAGGAAATTCCCGATAAGTGGATCGCGCTGGATATCGGCCCGGCTACTACCAAATTATTTTCTGAAGCGCTTCAGGATGCAAGGACAATTTTATGGAACGGCCCTATGGGTGCTTTTGAGCTGGATGCCTTTAGCCGTGGGACATATGCTATGGTGGATGCCGTAACAAACTCACATGCCTTAACCATCGTTGGAGGTGGCGACACCGATATGGCATTCCATAAATCCGGCAAAACATACGAAGTATCATTTATGTCAACCGGTGGCGGGGCGTTTTTAAAACTATTAGAGGGCAGTGAACTTCCCGGAATTGCAGCGTTGTTAGATAAACCAGAGTAA
- the accD gene encoding acetyl-CoA carboxylase, carboxyltransferase subunit beta, with protein MVFFRKKKNMPDGLWTRCESCNCLVYKKAVEERMSVCPECNHHFRISGKDRLKFLLDEGSFEEMWDNMQPDNPLNFHDRITYLERVAQEQKKTGLKEAAIVGKGCIKGKEVMIGITDHNFIMGSMGSVVGEKIARLAEQAALLKLPLIIISGSGGGARMQEGVFSLMQMAKTSAAIARFREAGGLYIAVLTDPSLGGVMASFASLADITLAEPNALIGFAGPRVIQETIKRSLPKKFQTAEFLLDHGFLDRIVHRKDMRKELSRLIDYLQEK; from the coding sequence ATGGTTTTTTTCAGAAAAAAGAAGAATATGCCCGATGGCTTGTGGACCAGGTGCGAAAGCTGCAATTGCCTGGTTTATAAAAAAGCCGTTGAAGAAAGGATGTCAGTCTGTCCGGAATGCAATCACCATTTCCGGATTTCCGGAAAAGACAGACTAAAATTCCTCCTGGATGAAGGTAGCTTTGAGGAGATGTGGGACAACATGCAGCCGGACAATCCGTTAAACTTTCATGACCGGATTACCTATCTGGAACGGGTAGCCCAGGAGCAGAAAAAAACAGGGTTAAAAGAGGCTGCAATTGTTGGCAAAGGGTGTATTAAGGGTAAAGAGGTAATGATCGGAATTACAGACCACAATTTTATTATGGGAAGCATGGGTTCCGTAGTCGGTGAAAAAATCGCACGCCTTGCAGAACAGGCCGCCCTATTGAAATTACCGTTAATAATTATCTCGGGGTCAGGCGGCGGTGCGCGGATGCAGGAAGGGGTATTTTCCCTGATGCAGATGGCAAAAACGAGTGCCGCGATAGCCAGGTTCAGGGAAGCAGGAGGTTTATACATCGCAGTCTTGACCGATCCATCCTTGGGCGGGGTTATGGCCAGCTTTGCATCTTTGGCTGATATTACCCTGGCAGAGCCAAATGCGCTCATCGGTTTTGCAGGCCCACGGGTTATCCAGGAAACCATAAAACGCTCGCTTCCCAAGAAATTTCAAACCGCAGAATTCCTTTTAGATCACGGTTTTCTGGACCGCATCGTTCACCGTAAGGATATGAGAAAAGAATTATCAAGATTAATAGACTATTTACAAGAGAAATAA
- a CDS encoding nucleotidyltransferase domain-containing protein: MKENDLKVARELKKRLSEIVQLVDFRVFGSRARGEADEYSDMDVFIEVENMDKECENKKDDIVWEVGFENSVYISPLIFTRYEIEVSPLRVSPIVKNIEREGIRV, encoded by the coding sequence ATGAAAGAGAATGATTTGAAGGTTGCAAGGGAGCTAAAGAAAAGGTTATCTGAAATTGTCCAGCTTGTTGATTTCCGTGTCTTTGGATCCAGGGCGCGGGGTGAGGCTGACGAGTATTCAGATATGGATGTATTTATAGAGGTAGAAAATATGGATAAGGAATGTGAAAATAAAAAAGATGATATTGTCTGGGAGGTCGGTTTTGAAAATTCCGTATATATTTCACCGCTTATATTTACCCGTTATGAGATAGAGGTATCACCTCTGAGAGTATCTCCTATCGTAAAAAATATTGAAAGAGAAGGCATCAGGGTATGA
- the cas7i gene encoding type I-B CRISPR-associated protein Cas7/Cst2/DevR, protein MVDNKYLHLAVIFKASNLNYGEGVGNILTLKKVTTEGKNYSYISRQALRYDIVRMLDELYKCKLTNVNKDAGVIQFAEDATIEDFPEIDFFGYMKTKDSNKIRKAVVRLTDAVSLEPFYNELEFGTNKGLADRIPNNIGNDIFQAEIHRSYYCYTITCNLEEIGVDTVYQITLAELERSDRVKKLLNVIKLLHRDIRGKRENLSPLFIIGGLYDVGNPFFYNRVKLSFTKDKILLNEKLINSTLTIKTLENTVKDQTILGYLDSEFSNVESIDVSNKLTIEDFFGNIKNKVDEFYKVKK, encoded by the coding sequence ATGGTAGATAATAAATATCTCCACCTTGCAGTTATTTTTAAGGCTTCAAATTTAAACTATGGCGAGGGCGTTGGAAATATTCTTACTTTAAAAAAAGTAACAACAGAGGGCAAAAACTATTCATACATAAGCAGACAGGCACTACGATATGACATTGTGAGGATGCTTGACGAGTTGTATAAATGTAAACTTACCAACGTAAATAAAGACGCCGGTGTCATTCAATTTGCTGAAGATGCTACTATTGAAGATTTCCCCGAAATAGACTTTTTTGGCTATATGAAGACTAAGGATAGCAATAAAATCAGAAAGGCTGTAGTCAGGCTTACTGATGCAGTTAGTCTTGAGCCGTTCTATAATGAATTGGAATTTGGAACAAATAAGGGACTCGCTGATAGGATACCCAACAACATTGGCAATGATATTTTCCAGGCTGAAATCCATCGTTCTTATTACTGTTATACCATAACTTGCAACCTCGAAGAAATCGGCGTAGATACTGTTTACCAAATAACCTTAGCTGAACTAGAAAGATCTGATAGAGTTAAAAAATTGCTTAATGTCATAAAGCTTCTTCACAGGGATATTAGAGGCAAAAGAGAAAATCTTTCACCACTTTTTATAATAGGTGGATTATATGATGTTGGCAACCCCTTCTTCTATAACAGAGTAAAACTCTCATTCACAAAAGACAAAATTTTACTTAATGAAAAACTTATTAATAGTACTCTTACCATAAAAACTTTAGAGAATACTGTTAAAGACCAAACTATTTTGGGCTATCTTGACAGTGAGTTTTCCAATGTTGAGAGTATTGATGTTTCCAATAAGCTTACAATAGAAGATTTTTTTGGAAATATTAAAAATAAAGTTGACGAATTCTACAAGGTCAAAAAATGA
- the rpe gene encoding ribulose-phosphate 3-epimerase has protein sequence MQPKIEISASILAANPMRLEEEIRKIEKANIDLIHIDVMDGHFVPNITMGPFIVEGIRQVTNVPLDIHLMIEHPERYIHAFAKAAGNKGIITFHAEAAKEPEKVISSIKEAGLRAGVSLNPDTPLESVENLLDKIDMVLVMSVNPGFAGQKFIPGVLPKIANLRARAPEMNIEVDGGITTETVVQVVRHGANIIVAASSIFKSKDPSQAIETLRQLAEQAVKGEWLSKVQM, from the coding sequence ATGCAACCCAAAATAGAAATCTCAGCGTCCATCCTGGCTGCCAATCCGATGCGTTTAGAGGAAGAAATCAGAAAAATAGAGAAGGCAAACATTGATTTAATCCATATCGATGTTATGGATGGCCATTTCGTACCCAATATCACCATGGGACCATTTATCGTGGAGGGTATCAGGCAGGTTACCAACGTACCTCTCGATATCCATTTGATGATAGAACATCCGGAACGGTACATACATGCATTTGCAAAAGCTGCCGGAAACAAGGGCATCATAACCTTCCATGCCGAGGCTGCAAAAGAACCGGAAAAGGTTATTTCCTCAATCAAAGAGGCAGGATTAAGGGCAGGCGTTTCATTAAATCCGGATACGCCCCTTGAATCTGTAGAAAACCTGCTGGATAAGATTGACATGGTGCTTGTCATGTCCGTAAATCCTGGATTTGCCGGACAAAAATTTATCCCCGGGGTCTTGCCCAAGATTGCAAATTTACGTGCCAGGGCGCCCGAAATGAATATAGAAGTAGATGGTGGCATCACTACAGAAACGGTCGTTCAGGTAGTCAGGCATGGTGCAAATATCATTGTTGCGGCATCATCAATCTTTAAATCAAAAGATCCGTCTCAGGCGATTGAGACCCTGAGGCAGTTGGCAGAGCAAGCTGTAAAAGGGGAATGGCTCAGCAAAGTTCAAATGTAG
- the cas3 gene encoding CRISPR-associated helicase Cas3' — protein sequence MPIYAKSKPVETIEEHNRKLIEGYEKLKKVLPSEKVGKYDEVIKKILYYHDLGKLNHKFQNKLGIEKKRFIPELKDYPEIPHEWLSLAFISKVDKKFFNSFSNENIRFADLVQYCIAFHHVREKHFDKETVEKTIFFDLEKNKGSLEIEYPLNYDYDIKKDIKQKIDSQTNFKNYFELIVFLKGILHKCDYTASAGIEIERTYQGDYETDFNKWLSQQGWEMRPFQHGAKRLLNKNVVLIAATGMGKTEYSMNWINGQKAFYLLGLRTAVNEMHRRFIDIFGNNVALLHGEISYIFEQGDTDENYFERIETARKLCAPITVATADQLVTAVFKYNGFELPYLTASYSKIVIDEIQSFSPDSIAAIMVFLKEVHRLGGKFLLMTATLPPFIKNELNELENMEFPAPELPSTKRHRIATYEEFINNNVVLEMIVQRFKLGKKVLIVCNTVKRAQEMHELLQNFSPLLIHSRFIQKDRQLKESRTAGIMAVNKPEHPPIIWIATQVVEASLDLDFDVLFTECSPIDSLLQRFGRCYRKREYHGEIPNIHIFKTEPFKGYDTELNNRTYKMMIRNFNGKIMTEHDKQSAINEIFKDIETTNYYAKYKRNKDLLELGLRAASKSEAEQLFRNISFTYCVIPRPVFEENEKEITESIKIIDNKDVEIQKRILAKSKLKAFTVPVQLYDKFKKYLAPIPDSEYCTKNNIYILHDVGYSFEKGIEFTDKQGEGVFII from the coding sequence ATGCCTATTTATGCCAAATCGAAACCTGTTGAAACAATTGAAGAACATAATCGTAAACTTATTGAAGGTTATGAAAAACTAAAGAAAGTTCTTCCTTCAGAAAAAGTAGGAAAATACGACGAAGTCATTAAGAAAATTCTTTACTATCATGACCTCGGCAAACTGAATCACAAATTTCAGAATAAACTTGGTATTGAGAAAAAGAGGTTTATTCCAGAGCTTAAAGACTACCCTGAAATTCCTCATGAATGGCTGTCCTTGGCTTTTATTTCCAAAGTTGACAAAAAGTTCTTTAATAGTTTTAGTAATGAAAATATCCGTTTTGCCGATCTTGTCCAATACTGCATTGCTTTTCACCATGTAAGAGAAAAACACTTTGATAAAGAAACCGTTGAAAAAACTATCTTTTTTGATCTTGAGAAAAATAAAGGAAGTTTGGAAATTGAGTATCCATTAAATTATGACTATGACATCAAAAAAGATATAAAGCAGAAAATTGATTCACAAACAAACTTTAAAAACTATTTTGAGCTAATAGTTTTTTTAAAGGGAATACTTCATAAGTGTGATTATACAGCATCAGCAGGCATCGAGATTGAAAGGACTTATCAAGGCGACTACGAGACTGACTTTAACAAGTGGCTATCTCAACAGGGTTGGGAGATGAGACCTTTTCAACATGGAGCGAAAAGACTATTAAATAAAAATGTTGTTTTAATAGCAGCTACAGGCATGGGAAAAACAGAATACTCAATGAATTGGATAAATGGGCAAAAGGCATTTTATCTGCTTGGATTAAGGACTGCTGTTAATGAAATGCACAGAAGATTCATAGATATTTTTGGCAATAATGTTGCACTTTTACACGGTGAAATAAGTTATATCTTTGAGCAAGGCGATACCGATGAAAACTATTTTGAACGGATTGAAACCGCAAGAAAACTCTGTGCTCCCATAACTGTTGCAACTGCTGATCAGCTTGTAACTGCAGTCTTTAAATATAATGGCTTTGAATTGCCATACCTAACGGCATCGTATTCCAAAATTGTGATTGACGAAATTCAGAGTTTTTCACCAGATTCCATAGCTGCTATTATGGTATTTCTTAAAGAGGTTCACAGGCTAGGTGGTAAATTTCTTTTAATGACAGCCACATTACCACCTTTCATTAAAAATGAATTAAACGAACTTGAGAATATGGAATTTCCTGCCCCGGAATTACCATCAACTAAACGACACAGAATTGCAACCTATGAAGAATTTATTAATAATAATGTGGTATTGGAAATGATTGTTCAACGTTTCAAATTAGGCAAAAAAGTGTTAATTGTATGCAATACTGTTAAAAGGGCACAAGAGATGCATGAACTTTTACAAAACTTTAGTCCTTTACTGATACATTCAAGGTTTATACAGAAAGACAGACAACTAAAGGAAAGTAGAACAGCAGGCATAATGGCTGTAAATAAACCCGAACATCCACCTATAATTTGGATAGCTACGCAGGTTGTGGAGGCAAGCCTGGATCTGGATTTCGATGTCTTATTTACTGAATGCTCGCCAATAGACAGCCTGCTTCAGAGATTTGGCCGGTGCTATAGAAAAAGAGAGTATCATGGAGAAATTCCCAATATTCATATATTTAAGACAGAACCTTTTAAAGGCTACGACACAGAACTCAATAATAGAACCTATAAAATGATGATCCGGAATTTCAACGGGAAAATAATGACAGAACATGATAAGCAAAGTGCAATAAATGAGATATTCAAAGATATAGAAACTACAAACTATTATGCAAAATATAAAAGGAATAAAGACCTGCTTGAATTGGGCTTAAGGGCAGCATCTAAATCGGAGGCAGAACAACTCTTCAGGAACATCTCGTTTACTTATTGTGTCATACCCCGCCCTGTTTTTGAAGAAAATGAAAAAGAAATTACTGAGTCGATAAAAATTATTGATAATAAAGATGTAGAAATTCAAAAGAGAATCCTTGCCAAGAGCAAGCTAAAAGCATTTACAGTTCCTGTACAATTATATGATAAATTTAAAAAATATTTAGCTCCTATACCTGATTCAGAATACTGCACGAAGAATAACATCTATATATTACACGATGTTGGTTATTCTTTTGAGAAGGGAATAGAGTTTACGGATAAGCAGGGTGAAGGTGTATTTATTATATGA
- a CDS encoding HEPN domain-containing protein, whose product MTDIESLFFYRIKQAEETLADAVRMHQEGNFSPRSITNRAYYAMFYSVLALFLKTGVDIRTSKHTGVISLFDKEFIKTGKIDKHYSASLHKMFKNWHE is encoded by the coding sequence ATGACTGATATAGAATCGCTGTTTTTCTACCGCATTAAACAGGCTGAGGAAACTCTTGCGGATGCAGTAAGAATGCATCAGGAAGGGAATTTCAGTCCGCGATCTATTACCAATAGGGCGTACTACGCAATGTTCTATTCTGTGTTGGCTCTTTTCCTGAAAACGGGTGTTGACATTAGGACATCAAAGCATACAGGTGTTATTTCCTTGTTCGATAAGGAATTTATTAAAACAGGGAAAATTGACAAACATTACTCGGCAAGCCTACATAAAATGTTTAAAAATTGGCATGAATAG
- a CDS encoding DUF433 domain-containing protein: MAQELLEDYPELEPEDIQAVLLYAAELVSEERVFEVGTGT, encoded by the coding sequence ATGGCACAGGAACTACTTGAAGATTACCCTGAATTAGAGCCTGAAGATATTCAAGCCGTTTTGCTTTATGCGGCAGAATTAGTAAGTGAGGAACGGGTATTTGAAGTTGGTACTGGTACTTAA
- the cas6 gene encoding CRISPR-associated endoribonuclease Cas6 — MALIKEALDRSDAGYRQLLYPDKGSDKSKQVKPFAFSVVIPSGKTSKKEKIIIDDTFKIEDTVFYFTSESFISFFVSSPDYQFIVNLYNGLLNMKEFGFGNDIMLKLEKVFMLSEKKINGNEVTFRTNSPVLIEDKDGKPLLPFHDSSASIPQPSPLNLQYFNNHFNETHNRILEDIRAENGKKGHGLYREIEFIPMNLKKQVVKHTLRGFREKTGKPYMTLTTFQGCFILKGDPRDLQTLYQVGIGLRTGQGFGMVDAVR; from the coding sequence ATGGCCCTGATAAAAGAGGCATTGGACAGGTCGGATGCGGGTTATAGACAACTCCTCTATCCCGACAAAGGCTCCGATAAATCCAAGCAAGTAAAACCCTTTGCATTCAGCGTAGTCATTCCCTCCGGCAAAACCTCCAAAAAAGAAAAAATAATAATAGACGACACATTTAAGATCGAAGACACGGTCTTTTATTTCACTTCAGAAAGTTTCATCTCTTTTTTTGTAAGCTCTCCCGATTATCAATTTATCGTGAACCTCTATAACGGCTTATTGAACATGAAAGAATTTGGTTTTGGAAACGATATCATGCTTAAGTTGGAAAAGGTCTTCATGCTCAGCGAGAAAAAGATAAACGGGAATGAAGTCACATTCAGAACCAATTCCCCGGTATTAATAGAAGACAAAGACGGCAAACCATTACTGCCATTCCATGATTCTTCGGCGTCGATCCCTCAGCCTTCTCCCTTGAACCTTCAGTATTTTAATAACCACTTCAACGAGACACACAACAGAATTTTAGAGGATATAAGGGCAGAAAACGGTAAAAAAGGACACGGATTATACAGAGAAATCGAGTTTATACCCATGAATCTTAAAAAGCAGGTAGTAAAACATACCTTGCGGGGGTTCAGGGAAAAAACCGGGAAGCCATATATGACCCTTACCACCTTTCAGGGCTGCTTTATATTGAAAGGAGACCCGAGAGACCTCCAGACCCTGTATCAGGTGGGTATTGGACTCAGAACTGGACAGGGATTCGGGATGGTGGATGCGGTAAGATAA